The following DNA comes from Desulfobaculum xiamenense.
GCGTAGGGCTTGCCGTCCTTCTTCTTCCCGGCCGTGGACCAATCCCAGTACATCTTGGTGGGATTCTCGCGGGCGAACTCGGGGATATGGCAGGCCTGACAGGCCACGCGGTCCGTGTGGTCGTTAGCCTTGTGCCCGGCCCGGTGCGGAGTTGCGCCATGGCAGGACTCGCACATGATCTTGGGCAGCAGGTCGTCCTCAAGCAGGCTCTTGCGCTCCGTGGCGGCGGGGTTGCTGTAGATGCGACCGGCTATGTCGTGAAGCGCCGTGGTGTGGCAGCGTGAGCAGGTGAAATTCTGCCCGTCCACGCCCATATGCACGTCGAGCTTCTTCGTCGGCGTGAACAGCGAGGAATCCAGATCGCCATGCTTCACGCCGTCGCCGCCGCCACCGTAGAAGTGGCAGGTGCCGCAGTTGCGCCGCGAGGGACGCCCCACGCTCTGCGCGACGGCATTGTAATCCGGCGGATAGAACATGTCGTTTCCGCCGAACTTCGTGGGTTCCTTGACGGGATAGCCCGCCATGGTGGGAAATTTCCGGTAGGTTCCCGTCTGCTCGTGACAGACGAGACAATCAACCTTGACGGGGTTCGAGAAATCGAAGGACTTGTCCTTCCATCCGTACCCGGCGTGGCATGATGTGCAACGAGCCTCGTTGCTCTGAATGTTCATTCAGAAATTGTTGATGACGAGGCCGCCCTTTCCGATCTTCAGGGCGGGGTCCTCCAGCGGATCGAGCCACGTCCAGTGGATGGTCTTGTGGAACTGTGCGGCGGCTTCGGTGTGGCAGGTCAGGCAGGCGGCCGTGACCTCCTCCGGGGTCTGGAAGGCCTGCTTGAGCACCTCGTGCTTGGAGTGGTCCGACGTGATCCACAGTGTGTGCTCCCGCGTGGCCTGCCGGGCGAGTGCGCGTCCCGGCGCGGGCCGGGCCTCCTCCTCGACGGCCAGCGCAGGCAGCGCCACCGCCAGCGTCAGCCACGCGACTGCCCAAAGCGCAATCCGACGCGACAAAACGGACGAATGCATGCGTCACCCCCTGTTGTACATCTCCCGATACTCCGGCGGGCACGGAACCGTTTTCCGGCCCGCCGAAGAATTGATCGAGACAGACGAGGCGAACGCGCATCCCGCCCGCTACTGGCAGCAGGTGCCGTCTTCCTCGTGGCTGATCTGCGAGAGCGTGATGGAGTCGAGGATGGAATTCATGGCGTTGGTCGCCTCGATCCACACCGCGCGCACATTGCATGTGGCGGCGCGCTTGCATTTCCCGGAATCGCCCACGCAGTCGGTCAGATTGATACCGCCTTCAAGCAGCCGGACCACCTCGCCCACGGTGATTTCCTCGGGCGCGCGGGTGAGCATGTGCCCGCCCTTGGGTCCGCGCACGCTATCGAGATACCCACCCCGCTTGAGCGGCCGAATGAGCTGTTCCAGATACTTGACCGAAACGCCAAGCCGTCTGGAGATGTCGCTCACGGATACGGGCTGGCCGTTGCCATTGCGCGCGATATCAATCAACATTCTGGTTCCATAGCGGCTACGAGTGGAAAGTTTCATGCCTACGCCCCCCGGCAGAGAAATCGGTCTTTGGTTCACAGGACTGTCCGCAAGCGGACACCCTTTTGCTTGCCGGGAACGTACATCTTTAGCCGAATTTTTCCAACCATTTTCCCCAAATGCAGTAGGAATTGCATCCACCTACGATTTCTAACGGATTTCAGAAATTTCGCTCACCATCCGCACGATACGCTATCCGCCCGCCGACGAGCGCCACTAGCGCGAACACGCCCAGAAGCACCGCCGCCGCCAGATGCCCCCAATCGATCAGCATAACAGTCATCGGCGAAAATGACACGTCCGGCATATTCTTGAGCACGCGCACCACGCCCGTGCCGATGAGTAGCGCAATGCTCGCCGTGCGCAGCCACCCCGTCACCGTGAGCCGCCAACCGCGCTCCAGCGCGAAACGCGTAGCGAAATGGAAGGCCAGCGCGAGGAACACGGCTGCCGCCGCATAGTGCATGGCATGGGTGAACACAAAATCCGCCGTCCAGCCGAAGCCCGGAATATCCGCGATGTAGTAGCGCTTGAAGATCGGCATCTGGGCCATGCCGCTCACGGCCAGCGTCCAGCACGCCAAGAGGTACAGCCACCTCATCCAGCCGCATCCGTCCTTGGGGCACGATCTAGCGGTCATCTCCGCCCCCCCTTGCGCATGGCGCTAACGAAGGTCAACACGCCCGCCGCAACGCCAACCACCGGGGCGGCCAGCACCGCGCGGGCGAGGTGCTCGTCGTTCCCCATCACGTCCTCCACCTCCGCCAGATGCGGGCGTCCCGGCCCCTTGTCGAGCGCGGCGTTCAGTTCCTCAAAGGGCACTGGAAACACGTAGAAAGTATTGGTGCCCCCGTTCTCGCGTTCGCCGTACACGAATCCGCCCATCTCCTCGGCCAACGCATGCGCACGCTCCAGCATGACCGAACGCGGGCCGATCTGCTGCACGTCCTGCGGGCAGGCCTCGATGCAGGCCGGAAGCTCGCCCTGCGCAATGCGATCGTGACAGCGGTCGCACTTGTACATCACGCCGTTTCCGGCAAGGGAGGGCAGCAGGTCGAGATACAGCCCCACCCCGGTCTGCCGCTGGGGAATGGACCACGGGCACACGGTGCGGCACTTGGCTCCGCCGAGGCAGATGTCCGCGTTGATGCGCACGATGCCGTTGGACTCCTTGGCGGCGGCTCCCCACGGGCACAGATTGGCGCAGGGCGGATTCACACAGTGCAGGCAGCGCCGAGGGATGTTGAGTTCGACGGACTCGCCGCCACGCTCCACTGTGGCGGTCTGGATGAACAGCCAGTTGTAGGGCGTCAGTCGGTCATCCACGTCGCGCCGCTCGGACCAGTCCTCGGCCTTGACCCGCTCGGGGTACATGCGCGGAAAGGGTTTCGTCGGCTCCGGGAACTTGTGCGCGTTTGACTCGCGGCAGGCCTCGACGCAGGCCCCGCAACCGATGCACTTGGATATGTCGAGGAGGGTGGCAAGCTCCTCGCCCCGCTGCCCGGCCTGCGCCGTTTCAGGCAGCGTCAGGGCAAGGCCGCCCGCGCCAATGCTCTTCAGAAAATCTCGTCTGTTCACCTTGTGTTCAACCTCTTGCCCCAACGGGCGGTTTTCGATCGAACCCAATTGTTGCAGGGAGCGTCACCAAAGGCAAGCCCACGAGGGAATCGGACGAATGCTGGCGGGAATGGACTAGCGCCCGACCACGGGGCCGCGGCGGGCGGTATTGGCGATAAGCTCCAGATGGCGCGGCAGAAGCCGCTCAAGGCTGTAGCGCTCAAGAGCCACCTCTCGCGCGCCCTTGCGCAGGCGGGCCGCCAATTCGCGGTCTTCGAGCACGCGCACGATGCCCTCGGCAATGGCCGACGGGTCGCGGAAATCCACAAGTAGCGCGCTATGGCCGTTGGTCATGGCCTCGCGCACGGGTTCGGTGTCCGAACCCACAATGCAACACCCACAGGCCATGGACTCGATGGACGACCACGACAGCACGAAGGGCCGCGTCAGGTACACATGCACCGACGAGGCCCGCAGCATGTCGCGGTAGGCCCCGTAGGGCAGCGCCCCCGTGAAGTGGACCCGCTCCATGGGCAGATCGAGCCGCTCCAGCATGATGTCCTTGTACCCGCGCCCGCTCGGGTGTGGCGACCCGTAACAGACGCGATCCGCGCCGACGATGACGGCGTGGGCCTGCGGCCGCTCGCGCAGCACCTTCTCGATAGCAACCATGAACTGCGGGAATCCCCGGTAGGGTTCCATGCCGCGCCCGGCGAAGGTCACGATCTCGTCCACGCCGGAGAGATCGAGCTTCGGCAGACGCATGCGCGCGCCCTCCACCGGGGAAAAGAACGTCGTATCCACGCCGTCGTGCAGCACGGCAATCTTCCCCTGATATTCCGCCGGAAACTGGGACTTCTGCCAGTGGGTGGGCGAGAGCCCCTGCTCGCAGTTCCACAGGTCGTTGAAGATGGCGGCGTTGCGTGTGCGCAGGAGCTTGGGCGGCGGCGCGGCGTCCCCCGCGACGGGCGGAACGTCGTAGAGCGCATCGCTGCCCTGCGGATCGTAGAACCACTCGAAGTAGCACATGAGCGGCACATCGGGCCAGACGTCCTTGAGGTAGAGCGTACTGCCCCAGCCCGAATTGGCATAGATGACATCCGGCGTGAACCCGGCGGACCGCAGCCGATGCCCAAGGCGGTACATGGCCTCGCCCTGCAACACGGCGTCCTGCACGGGTTCGGCGAGGCGATGGACCTTGAACTCCCCGTCATCCGTCACGTAGAGGGCCTTACTCACACCGGGGATGGCCCACTCGTGGCGCGGATTGCGCGTGGCGAACACCACCACGTTGTCCTTCCCGGCACCCAACGCCCGCGCCACGTGCCGCAACTGGGCCGGGAAATTCGGATGGATGAGCAACACGCGCATGTCAGCGTTCCTGCATGGCCTGCCCCATCGACCCGAGGAACGGATCGGTGAGGTATTCGAGAACCGTCCGTTGGCCGGTGTGGATGTAGGCCAGCACCAGCATGCCGGGAATGAGCTTGTACTCGAACTCCCCGTGGCGGAACGAATCGCCATCAGTCTCTATACGTACGGAATAGAAAGTCTGCCCCTCTGGCGTGGTAAAGGTGTCCGGGCTGACCTGCACCACCCGCCCCGGCAGCTTGCCGAACCGCGCGGCGTCCTGCGAGGCCAGCCGTACGATGGCCGACTGCCCCTCCTGCACGTAGCCGATGTCGGAAATAGGCAGATGCGCCTCCACCACGAGCCGGTCACTCGACGGCACGATGTCCACAATGGTCATGCCCGGCTTGACCACACCGCCGATGGTCACAATGTGCAGGGTCTTCACCACCCCTTCCACGGGGGAACGGATGACCGTCCTGCGCAGGCTGTCCTTGTAACGCAAAAGGCGCTGGGTGAATTCCTCCAGCTCCTGCCGCGCCTTGCGCAGTTCCTGCGCGGCGTCTTCGCGGTAGGAGCGTTCGATGCGGGCGAGCTTCTCGCGGGCCTCGGCAAGGGCGGACTCCGCACGCGGCAATGCCGCGCGGTCCTGCTCGATCTTGCTCACAAGCTGCGACTGCTCGCGCAGAAAAGCCAGATGCTTGTAGCGGGTGGTCAGGTTGTCGCGCAGGAGTTCGTCGGACAGGGCAATCTGCTCGCGCACCAGCCGCAGACTCTCGGCGTTGTTCCTGTTGCGGGCGTGGATTTCCTTGATGTCCTGCTCGCGCTGGACCACGTTCTCGCGCTGTTCGGCAAGCTCGCTTTCCAAAAGGCTGCGGCTGGCCGCGAAAAGCCTTTGCGCCTGCTCGGCAAGGTCCGGGTGCTCCTTAGCGAAGCCCTCGGGAAATTCTGGCGCGTTGAGCATACGGGCCTGCGCGTCGAGCCGGGCAACCTCCGCCGTCAGCGAGGTGGTGCGCACGGCCAATTCCTCGACGCTCGCGCCGGTGCTCGTCTCCTCAAGGATGACCAGCGACTGACCGGGGGTCACAGCGTCGCCCTCGCGCACCAAAATCTCGCGCACGATGCCGCCTTCGAGATGCTGGACGCTCTTGAGCTTGGTGCTCGGAATCACCTCGCCCTGCGCCATACTCACGATATCGAGGCGAAACAGCGCGGCCCACACGAGGAAAGCCGCACACCCCGCCGCGCACAGCCATAGAAACATCCGCGCCGCAAGATTGGCCTCATCGCCCGGGCCGCCATTTCCAGCCCGCATGGCATCGGTCAACCGTCCGAGAACCGCGCCCCCACGGGCCGCGGCGTTCCGGGAATTCCCCGCCCCGCCGCTCTCGCCGGGCCTGCCTGTCGCTCGTCCCTCACCCATGCGCCTGCACCCCGCTTCGGGTTCCCTGCCGCGTAGCGTCGCCCACCGCCGTAATGGCGGGCACGGGCTTCACGCCGAGGTCCAGCCGGAAGGCAGGGTCCCTAATGATGTTCGGATCGCTCGAAAGAACCACCAGCGTACGCCCCTGCGCCGCCAGCGCGGTGATGACCGCCACGGCGGCCTTCGCCCCGTCGCCGTCCAGCCCCTCGAAAGGCTCGTCCATGACGACCAGTCGCCCGTCGGTTGCCAACGCCCGGACAAGGGCCATGCGCCGCCGCATGCCGAGCGGAAATCTGCGTCCAGAATCGACGATCTGCGTCTCCAACCCGTCCGGCAGGGCCGCAACGAAACGCCCCAGTCCGCTCTGCTCCACGAACTGGTCAAGGCGCTCCTGCGGAAGATCCGGATTGGCGGAAACGAGGTTGTCGCGCAAGGTCGTATTCAGAAATGTCGGTTCCTGCGGCACGAAAACGAGCTGCTGCCGCCACCACTGCGGCGCGAGCTGGCGCATGTTGATGCCGTCCACGAGAATCTCGCCCCGCGTCGGCTCCACCTGCCCGGCCAAGAGACGAGCCAGTGTCGTCTTGCCCGAACCGTTGGGACCATGGACGACAAGCGCGGCCCCGCCCGGCAGCGACAGGGAGAGCGATTCGAACAGCGGACCGCTGCTTCCCGGATAGGCGAAGGCGACATCGCGAAACTCAATGCGCCCGGCGTAGCGCCGCAGGGCAGTGCCGCCCTCCGGCTCCAGCGGCAGGCGGAAGAATTCGCGAAGTTCGGCTAGGGCCTGCGTCGCACGGGCGAACTGCGCCCCGGTCTGCACGGTCATGGCCGCCTGCCGCAACGCATGCGACACCAGAATATTGGCAACGATGAGCCCCGGAAAATCAAGCTCGCCAAAGACGACCTCCCGCGCGCCAACGGCGTAGACCACCACCCGCACCAAAACGGGAAGCGTCACCGTGGCGTTCATGGCGGAACCGCGCAGCCGCCCAAGCCTGTCGCGCAGCCCGCGCACGGTCTCGCTCTGCTCCTTCCAACGGGCCATGACGAAGGCCCCGCCGCAGAAGGCGCGCACCGTGTCAGCACCGCTTCGCGCCGCACCGACGAGGCTGGCATGCACGGCATTGGCCCGTTGCAACTCGCGCCCGACCCGACGCATGCGGGCGTTGGAAAGCAGTCCGCTCCCAAGGAGCGCGAGCGCCCCAACCAACCCAATGACGCCAACGGCGGGGCTGAAGTGGAACGTCGCCGCAAGAAAGAGCAATGAAAATGGCGCGTCGAGGGCGGACGTCACGTTGGGGGCGTTGTAGGCGGCCTGCACAGCCTGAATGTGCGCCGGAAGCTCGCGCCGAAAGGCGGCCGGAACGCGGTCCAGCGCCGAAGCGCGCGCTCGGGAAAGCATCTGGAAGACGGCCCCGGCCAATTCCGTGTCCGGCTCGGCGCTCACGGCCGTGGCCATGCGCACGCGCACCTGCCGAAACCCCACTTGCAACAGCATGGCCAAGAGCATGCCCACCGACAGCGTGACCAGCGTCCCGTCAAAGCCGGTGTCCGTATACTGGCCAAGGATCATCATCACGAACAGCGGTGAGGCGAAAGACAGGATGTTCACCAGCGCCGTCGCCATCACCAGCCGGATGGTCAGCCGAGGGTTCAAGCCCAGACGCCGCAGGAATTCTCTCATGCCGCGCCTCCCTGATCGGATGCGGTAGCCGTGACAGAGGGCTGCGCCTCGGCGGAAGACGCCACCACACGCACGGGCTTCGCCTCGCCACCCGCGTCCAGATCAAGCACGTAATTCGCCCCACGCACGATATTGCGGTCATGCGAGACGACAAGAATCGAACGCCCCTCGCGGGCAAGGGCGTTGAGCGCCTCGAAGACGGTCCTCATGCCCTGCGCGTCCAACCCTTCCGTCGGCTCGTCGAGCACCACGACGCGCCCGCCGGTCGCCAGCCCACGGGCCAACGCCAGCCGCCGCCGGATGCCGAGGGGCAGATTGCGTCCGCCGCCCTCTATGCGCTCTTCCACGCCCTTCTCGCTGCGGTCGAGGAACTCGCGAAGCCCCGCCGCCGCAATGACCGGCTGCAAGTCGAATTCCGCTGGCGCATCCGTAGCCATGGTCAGATTCTCGCGGATGGTCCCATCCAGAAAAGCGGCTTCCTGCGGCATGTAGCAGAGCTGCCTGCGCCACCACACGAGGTCCGTCCCATCGAGTGGCGAATCGTCCACACGGATGGTCCCTGTCGTGGGCCGCAGCAGGCCGAGCGCCAGCCGCACAAGGGTCGTCTTGCCGGACCCGTTGGAGCCGACAACCACCAGCACCTCGCCGGGATTCAATTCGAAGGAGACAGGCGGAAACACCGGGCGCGCGCCCTCTTCCCACGCGAAGGCTACATCCTCGAATCGCAAACGTCCGGCATAGGCCTCCGGCACGGCCCCGCCCTCGCGCTCGCGCGGGAGGGCGATGAAGGACTCCACACGTCGGCTCGCCTCTGCGGAACGCTCCAGCCGCTCCGCCGCCTGCACGAACAGCGAAACCTTCTGGATGGCGTACGAGGCCAGCATGCTCGCGCCGATGAGGGCTGCGGTGCTCAAATGCCCCTCAACCACGAGCTTCGCGCCCACGGCATACACGCCTACGCGGGCAAAGACGCCCACCCCCTGCGCCACGGACTGGCTACGGCCCGAGACCCCGGCCAGCGCCCGACGCAGGGCGAAGATGCGCCCGTGCTGCTCCTCCCACAGTCTGCGGCAGGTGCGCCCGCCCAGAAACGTCCGCACGGCGTCCACGGCGTGTGACGCGGAACCGATGAGCGCTCGGTTCTCGCGTTCCGCATCGTCCAGCGCGGCCATCGCCTTTCGCGAGGTACCAAGCGAACGCAGCCCGAAGACAAGCGTCAGCGCGGACCCCACAAGCACCACACCCGCCAGCGTGGGACTCAGGAACCACACGGCCAGCGTGAACAGCAGGAAGAACGGCGCATCGAACATGTTGCACACCGAGGCAGGCTCGAAGGCGGCTCGCGCCTTTTCCAGCTCACCAACGATGTCATGCGCGCGTTCGTCCGAGAATCCGTCCAACGCGCTGGCCTGCGCCCGCACAAGGGCCTCGGCGGCGCGCAGAGCGTCGCGGCGTTCGCGGGCGGCGTCCACGCCTGCGGCCAGCGTTTCGCGCACACGGCGCAACGCGAACTGCAAGGCAATGGCGACAAGCGTTCCAAGGGTAAGGATGATGAGCGTACCGTCGAAACCATGCGCCACGTAGCGACGCAGGACGATCATGACGAACACCGTATCGGCAAGCGCGAGAAAATTGAGCAGCAACGTCGCGGTTGCAAGTTCCGCGGCGAGCATGCGGTCACGCCCGAATCGTTTCAGCAGTTCGTTCATCGACGGCCATGGTGTGTTGAGTGCAGGATGTTCGCCCTACAATAGAAAAACCGGCAGGTCATTGCAATGACTGATGACCTGCCGGTTTCGGAAAGCACGTTGCGAACGGCGTGATGCGCTAACGGACGAAGAGGTCGAGTTCCAGCTCGCCCATGGCGTAGAGCAGATTGAACGCCGCGAGGTCCTGATCAACCTCGGCGGAGGTCGCGCCGCTCAGGGCGTTGTTGTGGCTCACTTCGGCGGTGAGCACGTCGAGCAGGGAACGGTTGCCGAGCTTGCGCTCCTTGCGGGCCAGTTCGAGGAATTCGCCCTCGATGTTGGCCTGATTGCGGAACCATTCGGCCTTGGCCCGGGCGGTGAGAAGGTTCTGCCAGTTCACGCGGACCAGCTCCTCGATGAGGCGCTCCTGATCGCGCAGGGTGTTGGTGGCATCGCCTCGGGCGTGGGTCGCGGCCTTGAGGGTCGCCACGTCGCCGCCGCCAGCGTAGAGATTGTAGTTGAACTCGATGCCAGCGCGCTGCTCGATTTTGACCTCGGGCGTGCCGGAATCGTTCTCCTTGCGCCAGTATTCGCCGAAGGCATTGAAGCTCGGGTAGAACATGGAGCGCGCACGCCTGATTTCCTGCTCGGACATGGCGATGTTCTTGTGCAGCATGAGCAGGTTGGGATTGTACTTCACGGCGGCGGCGATGGCGTCGTCCAGCGAGGCGGGGATGAGATCGTAGGGCACGTCCGGGGCGGCGAAATCGCGAATCCTCTCCTCATCCACGTCATGCCCGAACACGGCGCGGAAGCGGTTGCGCGCGTTGACGAGGTCACCCTCGGCCACGACGCGCAGAGCGGCCGCTCCGGCCAGTTGCGACTTGGCCTGCAGCACGTCCGAGGACAGACCGGCCCCCTTCTCAACGAGCGACTCTTCGATGCCCGTCTGCCGCTTGATGTTTTCCTCGGACTGCAACGCGTAGCCCAGCACCTTGCTGAAGCGGATGCAGTTCAGGTAGGCGGTCACGCCCTCCTGAATGAGGCCCTGCCGCACGGCGACACGTTGGACTTCGGACTGTTCCCACGCGGCCTTGTTGGTATCGATGAGGCTGTTGGTGCGCCCAAAGTCCCACAGGAGCTGGGTCGCCCGAAGCTTCTCGATGTTGCGCGTGTAGGAGGTCAATGCCGATCCGCGCTTCTCAATATTCTCCTTGGCCACGTCGCCGGTCAGATCGAGGCGCGGATACCAGCCTGCCTTGGCCTGACGCATGCGGAAGTACGCCGCGTCCTGACGCTCCGTCGCTGCCTGCAAACGCTCGTGTTCGGCCAGCATATCCGGCAGAAGTTCCCCAAGCGTCCTGGCCTGAACATCGACGGCGGCGCACAGGCACAATCCCGCCAATGCCACCGCACAAAGAATGTACCGTTTCAAGGCTACCCCCCACTGCTTCATGCCGTTACCATGCGAAAATACTCATTGTCTTTTGTTATTTTGCGTACAGCAAAATGTCAATACCTCTTGGCAAAAGAGTCGATCAGTCACGGAATATTCCCATCTGGCGGGAACTTTCAAATATACAACAATATCGGATGATTTCATTGAATTCCCGTCAAAAACTCCTATGTGAGAAATTGCGCCGCCGCATACGCGGCTCCCCACAGTCCGGAATCCTCGTTGGCATTCAGCCGGACTGGCATATCCGCCAGCAACGCACCATGCGTTTCGGACGTGCGAAAGGCATCGGCAAAGGCGCGATGCGTCACCAGCACGGGGTTCTTTGCCGCCACCCCGCCGCTCACGTACACGCCGCCAAGCGAAAGCGTGCTAAGCGCGAAATCGCGACAGGCCCGCCCATACAACCGCGCCATCCACTCGATGGTGCGCGAATCCGCCCCCGCCACGGCAGCGACCTCGGCCGCCGACAGGCGCTCACCAGTCAGGAACTCGTGAATCAGCGTAAGCCCCGGCCCGGACACGACCATGTCGCCAATGACCATCCGTCGCCCGGTGCGCTGCCGCACGAACTCCATAAACGCGAATTCCTCCGAATCAACGAAGGGAAACAGCGCATGCCCACCCTCGGTGGGCAGGACAACCCGCCCGCCCCTGCCGTCCGGCACCAGCGCCGCCTTACCAAGCGCCGTTCCCGCACCGATGACGGCCACCACGGCCTGCGGATCGGCATGTCCGGGCAGAATCTCCGTGGCCTCTTCCACCGCCGGAGTCAGACAGGCAAGCGCCTGCGCCGTGAAGTCGTTGATCAGCACGCTGCGGGCGAACAGCCCCGCATCGCGCCCGCCGAGGTCAATGTCCCACGCGATGTTGGGCGGCGTGCAGCGCACGCCCTCACGCACAGGCCCAGCAATGGCGATGCCAACCATGTCCGCGTCCCTGGGGGCGAGGGGAAAGCCGCGCTGCGCCAGTTGCCCCACGAGTTCCGCAAAAGACGTTGCGCAGGTGGTTTCGAGCCACGCGGAGGCCCCCATGCGCAGGGTTCGCCCGTCATCCGTCGTGAACACGGCAAAGCGTCCGTTGGTACCACCGATGTCCGCAGCAAGGATCGTTCGCATATCGACTCGCTCCACATGAAAAGGCGGCCCGAACAGAAGGTCCGGACCGCCGTTGCGTCATCGTGCCGTTGCCGAGCCGCCAAAGGGCAGCATCCGCGAAATCATCCACATGTCATACTCGCCGGGGTTTGGTTCCCACATCACCAGCACGCCGCGCCCGAACTCGCGCACGAGCTGGCGCTCGCGCCCGGAGAGGATGCGCGCCCGGCCCTCCGGGTCCACCGCCGTCACGGCCCGGATTTCCAGATCGCCCGCCGCCACGGCCTGCAACAGGGCGGATTCGAGGGCCGTGTACCCGCCCGCTGGTCCGCCATTGACGTCTCCGGCCACGTAGGTCCTGCCCGTACGGGTCAGCACCGCCGCGCCCCCGCCCTTGCCGCGATTCGGCAGATAGGCCGCGCCGCGCGCGCCGCGCGCGGACTCCAGCAGCGCCGTCATCTCGGCGGCGGAAAGCTCCGGCACAAACCACTTGCGGTAGATGCGGTCGTAGGTGCCGTCGGCATGGATGCGGGCGAGCCCACGCTCCACGGTTTCGCGCAGGTCCGCCTGCCCCTTGTAGAGCGCATAGTAGACGGGCACCGTGGCGAGGGACATGCCCACGGCGCGCAGGTCGGAATAGTGCTCGCGTCCGATGATGTCGAACGTCACGAGATCCGCGCCGAAATAGGCCTCGGTCTCGCCCATGACCAGCGCCTTGAGCGCCGCGTCCCCGCTATCGTAGAGCTTGACGATGACCCCGCCGAATTCCTGAAGCAGGCGCTGATAGAGCGAATCGCGAATGACGGCCACGGTGCGCCCGCGAATGGCCCCCACGTCCGTGATGCCCGAGGACTCCTTGACGAAAAACTTGAGCGCGAGGGTGAAGGTCGGCGTCTGCGGGTAGATGAACAGCCTGTCGCGCAGATGCGTGCGCGTCATGCCCGAGGCGATGTGCGCCACGCCCCCGGCCAGATCGGACTGCGCGCGCTCCCAGTCCTTCATGGGCACATAGCTGATGGTGATGCCCGTCCCCGCGAGGGCGGCATCGAATATCTCGACCTCGAAGCCCATGGGCTTCTGGTTGCGCACGAACGACATGGGGATGAACTCCCTGTCGAACACGAAGACGGCCTTGTCCGCGCAGAAGCCCGTGCCCGTGCCCATGGCGCACACGAGCGCGAGAGCCAGAACGGTCAGGACCATGCGGCGCAGAATATTTGACATGGTGCGGATGACTCCTCGTTGGTGAATGATCGGCAATGCGACAGCCGTACGGATACGTATTCGGCAGACCGGGGCAGAATCTTTAATGTTTTTCGCGGCAACACGTCCCACGAGTCGAACGGTCGCATGCTCGCGAGTGTAACAGACGTGCCCAATCCGGTGAACCCCCGCGCGAGGACGTCAAAAAGCCCCGCTCCGCCGAGGCGGAACGGGGCCATGCGTGCAGGATGACCTCGGCTACTTGCCGTAGGTGATGTCGCTCTCGGGAGCCTCGGCGTCCTTCG
Coding sequences within:
- a CDS encoding TolC family protein gives rise to the protein MKRYILCAVALAGLCLCAAVDVQARTLGELLPDMLAEHERLQAATERQDAAYFRMRQAKAGWYPRLDLTGDVAKENIEKRGSALTSYTRNIEKLRATQLLWDFGRTNSLIDTNKAAWEQSEVQRVAVRQGLIQEGVTAYLNCIRFSKVLGYALQSEENIKRQTGIEESLVEKGAGLSSDVLQAKSQLAGAAALRVVAEGDLVNARNRFRAVFGHDVDEERIRDFAAPDVPYDLIPASLDDAIAAAVKYNPNLLMLHKNIAMSEQEIRRARSMFYPSFNAFGEYWRKENDSGTPEVKIEQRAGIEFNYNLYAGGGDVATLKAATHARGDATNTLRDQERLIEELVRVNWQNLLTARAKAEWFRNQANIEGEFLELARKERKLGNRSLLDVLTAEVSHNNALSGATSAEVDQDLAAFNLLYAMGELELDLFVR
- a CDS encoding ATP-binding cassette domain-containing protein codes for the protein MREFLRRLGLNPRLTIRLVMATALVNILSFASPLFVMMILGQYTDTGFDGTLVTLSVGMLLAMLLQVGFRQVRVRMATAVSAEPDTELAGAVFQMLSRARASALDRVPAAFRRELPAHIQAVQAAYNAPNVTSALDAPFSLLFLAATFHFSPAVGVIGLVGALALLGSGLLSNARMRRVGRELQRANAVHASLVGAARSGADTVRAFCGGAFVMARWKEQSETVRGLRDRLGRLRGSAMNATVTLPVLVRVVVYAVGAREVVFGELDFPGLIVANILVSHALRQAAMTVQTGAQFARATQALAELREFFRLPLEPEGGTALRRYAGRIEFRDVAFAYPGSSGPLFESLSLSLPGGAALVVHGPNGSGKTTLARLLAGQVEPTRGEILVDGINMRQLAPQWWRQQLVFVPQEPTFLNTTLRDNLVSANPDLPQERLDQFVEQSGLGRFVAALPDGLETQIVDSGRRFPLGMRRRMALVRALATDGRLVVMDEPFEGLDGDGAKAAVAVITALAAQGRTLVVLSSDPNIIRDPAFRLDLGVKPVPAITAVGDATRQGTRSGVQAHG
- a CDS encoding ATP-binding cassette domain-containing protein; protein product: MNELLKRFGRDRMLAAELATATLLLNFLALADTVFVMIVLRRYVAHGFDGTLIILTLGTLVAIALQFALRRVRETLAAGVDAARERRDALRAAEALVRAQASALDGFSDERAHDIVGELEKARAAFEPASVCNMFDAPFFLLFTLAVWFLSPTLAGVVLVGSALTLVFGLRSLGTSRKAMAALDDAERENRALIGSASHAVDAVRTFLGGRTCRRLWEEQHGRIFALRRALAGVSGRSQSVAQGVGVFARVGVYAVGAKLVVEGHLSTAALIGASMLASYAIQKVSLFVQAAERLERSAEASRRVESFIALPREREGGAVPEAYAGRLRFEDVAFAWEEGARPVFPPVSFELNPGEVLVVVGSNGSGKTTLVRLALGLLRPTTGTIRVDDSPLDGTDLVWWRRQLCYMPQEAAFLDGTIRENLTMATDAPAEFDLQPVIAAAGLREFLDRSEKGVEERIEGGGRNLPLGIRRRLALARGLATGGRVVVLDEPTEGLDAQGMRTVFEALNALAREGRSILVVSHDRNIVRGANYVLDLDAGGEAKPVRVVASSAEAQPSVTATASDQGGAA
- a CDS encoding transporter substrate-binding domain-containing protein, encoding MSNILRRMVLTVLALALVCAMGTGTGFCADKAVFVFDREFIPMSFVRNQKPMGFEVEIFDAALAGTGITISYVPMKDWERAQSDLAGGVAHIASGMTRTHLRDRLFIYPQTPTFTLALKFFVKESSGITDVGAIRGRTVAVIRDSLYQRLLQEFGGVIVKLYDSGDAALKALVMGETEAYFGADLVTFDIIGREHYSDLRAVGMSLATVPVYYALYKGQADLRETVERGLARIHADGTYDRIYRKWFVPELSAAEMTALLESARGARGAAYLPNRGKGGGAAVLTRTGRTYVAGDVNGGPAGGYTALESALLQAVAAGDLEIRAVTAVDPEGRARILSGRERQLVREFGRGVLVMWEPNPGEYDMWMISRMLPFGGSATAR
- a CDS encoding glucokinase translates to MRTILAADIGGTNGRFAVFTTDDGRTLRMGASAWLETTCATSFAELVGQLAQRGFPLAPRDADMVGIAIAGPVREGVRCTPPNIAWDIDLGGRDAGLFARSVLINDFTAQALACLTPAVEEATEILPGHADPQAVVAVIGAGTALGKAALVPDGRGGRVVLPTEGGHALFPFVDSEEFAFMEFVRQRTGRRMVIGDMVVSGPGLTLIHEFLTGERLSAAEVAAVAGADSRTIEWMARLYGRACRDFALSTLSLGGVYVSGGVAAKNPVLVTHRAFADAFRTSETHGALLADMPVRLNANEDSGLWGAAYAAAQFLT